DNA sequence from the Grus americana isolate bGruAme1 chromosome Z, bGruAme1.mat, whole genome shotgun sequence genome:
CTGCATTTTTCTTAGACCGTCTTGGTTATCTGCAGAAATGTACACTACCTGTGGTATGGCCATCCTCCTGCTTCCTCACAATTCCACTCACCTCCTCCCAGTCCAGTGATACATCTCTTGGTCTGCAGATCCTGCAGCACAGTGTGATAGTTCAGAGGAAGACACACTGGAGGAGACTGAAATGTGACATACCTGCATTTTGATGTCCCATCCAGCTTGTCACCAGGGGGTTGTTTCTTTGTTGTAATTCCACTATTTAACACACCTGTACAGCTATATATTCTGAACAGATTGAACACTGTTTCCTTATAATTCCTGGATAATCCTCTCATCATTTGGCCTTCAAGGACACTACCATAGCTTTCACAGGCATCAATCTCTCTCAAAAGAGTTGATGTACGTTTTTCTGGTCAACTTACACAAGCACAATGTTTTCTAGTTATCagtaagaaagaggaaaagaagatcATGAATTCTATTCTTGACCTTATGAAGCTAAAAAACTGTATTTAGATATGATAAAACAGCTGTTCCCAAGAGCACAACAGGCTTTTAGGCATTGCATTGTAAAACACCTGAAGAAAGCTGTTTGGGTAGTATCACAATTTGATTTATgtacaaagggaaaagcagagagtGGTGCTACACAGAACTGGCAATACAGCCATTTAAGGGCATGACaagaaaaaccaccaccaccaaggaTTGATCTGAACTCACAGTTATGTTACCAGTTCAGAAAACCTCTCCTGAAGTTCATGGTACCGTGTCAGCCTCTGTCGCTGCCACCATTCTCATGAGAACCCAGTGCTGCAAAGGAAATTCAGTTGCCAGCTTCTCCTGTACCATCATCCCCAGTTCATGAATCAAACCACAAACACCATGCAGAACCAAGGGTCTGCGGGCAAGGATTCCAAAAGAAAAGGCAGCCACAGACAGCTCAGTGCCAGCATGACGTTATCTTGCTTAATGTGGCAATAATTTCTAAATCCAGCTCTTCAACTTCGCTATTTACCAGAGGTTCAAGAATTTTAGACAGCCATGTCCAACCACTTTCTCTGGTGATTCCTTTGCCTACACTTTTAACCCCACTGAAACTACAGCTAACTGCATAGTGAATAAATCTACTTTTGCCGGGAAGTGGTTTAAATCAAAGCAACAAATATTAGTTTGCCACCACCGCAATGGATTCATTAGTATTACATGTCTTGAGCCTAAGCAAGTAACTATATCCACATAACTGATTGAACAGATGATTACTGTATTTCAAATGAGAACTGCTgagacaaagagaaagaaaactgaaaacaccttccccaccacccttcttcattcttcccaggctcaacttcactcccaactcttctacctcctccccctgagcAGCACAGATATAGGCAATGGgagttgcagtcagttcataaCACATTATCTCTGCCACTCCTTTCTCCTCAtgctcttctcctgctcctgcttcccctcccatgggagacagtcctccacaaacttctcaagcgtgggtccttcccacagcctgcagttcttcaggaatggactgctccagcgtgggtcccccatggggtcacgagtcctgccagcaaacctgctccagtatgggctcctctccatgggtccacaggtcctgccaggagcctgctccagcacaggctccAGCTTCCTCCAGGGCATGTCCACCTGCTCtaccatggacctccatgggctgcaaggggacaacctgcctcaccatggtcttctccacaggctgcaggggaatttctgctccagcacctggagcacctcctccctctccttctgcactgaccttggtgtctgcagagttgttactcctctctctggctgctgttgcacagcagtttctaccccttcttaactatgttatcacagagatGCTACCACCGTCgttgatgggctcagccttggccagcggctGGAACAGGCTCTGTCCAATATGGGgcagcttctggcatcttctcacagaagccacccctgcagcacccccactaccaaaaccttgccacgaAACCCAAAACAAGCATGTActaatgaagaattaaaaagaaaatattgcctTAACCACAATTTAAAAGTCACACTAGAGGGTAACAATTTACATGATTTGAATGTATTATGCTGAATTAACTAAAATCCTACTGAGTAATTTTTgaaaggtggaaaaagaaattaagcagCTTTTTGTCAGTTCAAAGACAGTaacttccttctctgttttcacaCAGAAGCCACTCTGGATCTGTCTTTCCTGTATAACATATGGATTTACAGCTGAGTGCAACACAGTTAACAGCTCTACCACTGCAGAGCTTACCTGCGGTAGCATGACCATGAGAAAAACTGGCAATGAGTTAGGTCAATCCCTCAGAGACAAAACATACATTCCAGAGAAGCAACTGGTGTGCACCCAACTTCTGTACATCAACAGTACACGTATGCTGTTGTCCACAAGAAGAATTATGATTCAATAATTACACCAAATACAAGAAAGTAAAACCTAATTTATAACGTCATCTGACgatgtttctttgaaaattacAGAACATTAAATTAACTGACAGGTAAGAAAGGCAAGACTGTTGTTCCTGTGCTCATTCCTGAATGCACTGAAAGGCACTGCCCTGAAGAATTGAGtcataccttttttcttttttttccatcaccaGGAATATCCAAGTTTTATGTCCCTCTCAAGACTCAAGATAGCATCTACATCTCACCCTTCCATCATTAGCAGTTCAAAATACATCCAGCTATTTAATTTTGTATCTTATACAAACACCACCGCACACAAGACAAAAAGACCCTCCAGCCATTCCTCGTCACACTCAGCAACGCAGCTTTCTGCACTTTGACCAGGCCAGAGCCAAACGCGCTTCAAGGAGCCCTGAGGCAGAGGCCAAGTGCCAGCTTCGTTCCACCAGACCCTGGCAGAAGGAGCGCCCGACCACCGCAGGGGCTCCGCACTCGCCCGTGTGACCCCGGCACCGCGGGCCCGCGCCTGAAGAGGCGGGGGAAGACCCGAGTCCCCAGCGGACGGAAACCCTGCGCAGAGAGCCGGAGGTCCGGGAGAAGCGAGGCCCCCACCGGCCCGCGGGGTGTCCTACGGCTTCTTCTCCAGCACTGCAGAACCGCGTTCCCCGCAACCCGGCGGAGCATCCGTCGCTGCTGCCATCCGCAGCCCTCCGCCCCGCCCGCCACACagcccgctccgccccgccaAGCTCCGCAGCACCGCCGGCGGCGTGCCGATCTcctgcgctgccggccgggcGGCCGCCCTCTCCCGCACGCACCGGCGCCGCGGGCCACCCGCCCGCAGCTCGCCGCCCTCCAGCTGGCCCGGCGGGGTTGCCCAGGGCGGCACGGCGGAGGCCGGGAAGGGGCGGAAGCCGGGAAGGGGCGGCCGCCCACAGCAGGCACGCTCTCCGCTCCGCCTGGCCCCGGCCCAGCCGCCCACGtcacccgccgccgccgccccctcccccacgcgcgcccccggccgccccccccctcccctccccccttgcctggcaccggcacagcccgCCGGGCCCGCCCCCGCTCACCTGCAGTCCCTGCCCCTCCCGCTGCCTCTGCTGTCCGGGCGGGAAGGGCCGCGGCGGGGCGCCCCGGGCGGCGGGAAGGGCCGGGCGCGGCCGTCGTCCTCGGCCCTGCGGCCCCGTCCCCCGCTCCCGCGGCTCCGCCCCCACGGGCCCTACGCTGCGGCGGCCGCGCCGGCGGCCGGAAGTGACGCCACCGCGCAGCGGCTCCCTCAGCGCGTGGCGACAGCACGAGCCCACCTTACCCAGCCGCCAACCAATCAGCGGTCTCGTTACTTATAAGAAACGGCACCGCACGTGCCCCGCCTCTCTCAAGACTCTGCAACAAGCACGGCCGTGATTGGGCAGGCCCCGCTTCCCTGGTGGCGCGGACGGGAGCTCCCCGCCGGTGCGGCCAGGCCGCGCGCCCGGTGGCGGAGGAGCGGGCCCGGTGGCGGCGGTGAGCCGTTCCCTGCCGTGGGCGCCGGGCCCTCGTGTAGAGCCCCTCGGGGAGGCGGGGCTGCCCGCCCCGGGAAGGGACCTGCCCCTCGCTGCCCCGCGCCATGGCCGCCGCCACCTGGCGTTACCGCGGGGACCCCGAGACGGAGCAGCCGGCGGTGCTGGGTGAGGCGGGGGACGGGGTGGACGCCGCAGGGGGCCGTGGGTCGGGAGGGGGGCCGCGGGGCAGGGGGCTCCGCCCGGGCTCACGGCATCTCCCCACCGCCTTGCAGTGCAGTTCTCCAACGGCAGGCTGCGGCGGTCCGACTCCATGCGGTTCACCGTCTACCGAAACAAGGACAGGGCCCATCCCCGGAAGAAGCACCGGAGGATCCTGGTAAGGGCCCGCCCGGGGAGCGTGTTGCCGCGGCCGCCTGTAGGCAGTCCTCCTGTTTGCAGCGTCGGTGGCTGCGGTAAGGGCGGCCGCGGGAGCCTGAGGCTGCGCCTGCCCCGCAACGGGCCGTGGTGGCGGGGGCAGCTCTGACGCCATCAGCCCGCCCGTGTCTGCGGCGTGGCCTGCCCCgctgcagcctgggcagccGCAGGGAACGGCGGCGCGTCGGGAGGCCGTAGTGCTGCGGCTTCCTTTAGAGATCAGGGTGAGGGTTGCACCCAGACCCGTGCCGAGGAGTTCCCACCTCAGCAGGTCGTGACGGGTTTCCACCCTTTTTCCCCATTATGGCTGTGGTCATGGCAGCTCCTGCAAGTAGGAACTAGAAACCGCGATCAGACCCGCAGTCCCTGCGGTCCTGTTTTGGGGAGACTGCTCTTCCCCTccaggctcctgctgctgccctgctccagctaCTCTCGTTACCATATGGTGAGCAAGGCTCAGAAAATCTGTGTGGAGCTTTGCTCTCTAGcaatttcttgtaaaaaaatagtcagtttagccccagcctgtgtgagagagagaatcATTTTCCAAATTTCACAAAATCTCTAGGATTTCAGAGGAAGTTCTGGTTTTTATGTGGATTGTGGCCACAATGGAGGTGGGTGTGATGGGGAGTGGCAGAACAGGGAAGTGTTCTGGGAATGTTCAGGGAAGCTCTGCGCAGcggtgggcagggggagagctGTTCCCACACCCTGTAGAGCGCTCCGTGCTGGCAAGCCAGGCTCCCCGTCAAGGGGTGCAGAGATGCACAAGGTGTCCTTGGACCCCAAAGGAGCGGGTGCgggtcctgcagccctgccGAGCTGAGGCACGGTGATGTCTGTGGAGCATGTCAGGATCAGATTGTGCCCCCTCAGGCTTGGCATTGTGGGTTCGCTCTTGGGACAGAAAGGAACCTGAATAATGCAATATGGGACATTTTGATTAATGAGATAATGAGAGCGATATTTGAGAGTTAGTAACCTTTCTATCAGAACTGAGTACGTACTTATTTGAAAAATTTTGACTGATACATGGTTGTGTATTCTCAGGCAAAGGTTGATTTACTgcagttgtgtgtgtgtctgtgttcaTGATTTATTTTGATAATCTAAGGGGAAATCatgtttgaaaattaaaagctgttacTTGAAAGCTAGTCAGGTCCATTTGATCACAAAATCTGTTATGTTTACACAGTGAATTCTTTaccaaaggttttttttttttggtggtggtggtaaatTACATTCTAAGGAGATACCTGTTTCTTTCGGTGAAGAGAGAACCAAGCTTAAAGTCAGAAggtgctttctgctgctattgTTAAGTTTTACAGCTGTTTACATGCGTGATTCACTCAAGGGATAAATGACTTTTCAGCCTAAATCCTCAGGGGAACTATAGacacaaacattttgaaatcaGTTTAGGTGGCTAAGCCATTCCTGGTGGTGCTAGCTCTTTTTTTAGTCAATGCATTGCAGTCACTTGGCAGTACTAGAgctttaaatgggaaaaaaaaaaaaaaaggaaaattttaaatggaaaattgaaaattacattttaaactgaGTTCCCCTTACTTGTAGTGGTGGCTGTGCCCAGTGCACGCCTTTGGTGCAGGCTGAAATCCGTGAGGTTTGTCCTGGCTGGAAGCTTGCAGAACCTTTGAGCAACTGTGTTAAGGACCCTAAAGCATTGGAAATAGTGTTTCAAATTGACTGGCAGAGAGGCCTGATCTCTCTTCACTAGTGACTTTGTGAGTAAACTCAGTTTCTTTCACAGACTGTTGCTTCTGGATTAAAGTACGGTGGTCAACACAGCAAGGCATTCTAACTGCGGTGACACCCAAGTTTGCTACGCTGATAAACTCTAAGTTGTTATTACCATGATTTCTTTCCAGTGGTTCCTCATCATCAGTGGCCCAGTGAAAGCTGAGGTAGAATTATGTATCATGGGTAGTTTCAGCTTCAAGAAATATTGTCtgtcttttaaagattttgatCAGATGCAAAACATACCCAAAATGGGCAAAGTGAAGTTTGCCTACACACAACTAGTGTCCGATGCCTGGGAATATGGAGCTCTGTGGCACCagggaaaataaagcagatgcAGAGGAGGTTTCTCACAGCCCTGTattcaagtaatttttctttgtttttcaggtcTCAGAAACTGAAAGGCTTTCATATGTGGGGAATAACTTCAGCAGCACAGTTACCAAATGTAACTCCCTGTGCAGGTATGGCTTGCTGGCAAACTGGGGGCAGGAACGTGGAGCTGGAAGTAGAGGAACTGCTCAGATACGAAGTTCGTGGTAGCCTTTCTTAAAGCTGGCTCAGTAGTTCCCACCGAGGCCATGATTTGAATTGAGGATTTTGACAGGAGATTCCAGCACCTGGCAGCTGCAGTGTTTGTGCATGTTACGTCCCTTTGGAAGCTGTGATGTTACATACAAATAGAGTGTATTTGAAAAGGTCTCGTGAAGGAAGGTGTGAGGAGATGCAATAACAGCTTTGTGATTAAGAAACTAAGAAATTAAGATTAAGAAATTGCCAAGATCGTTTTCTCCTGCCCAGGAAACCCCATGGTCATTAATCACCATTTAACTTCAGGGCCAGAGCACGATGCTGCTGTCTGTGCCATGCACTGTGAAAGGAAGCGTTGGTGAAATCACCAGCCTTTACGTGTCCTGGTTGAAGAATGCGAACTTTGTAGCATTGGGGCACATTCCACTGGCGTCCTAGAAGTATTCCCTATGTGAGATCTTTCTTGTTCTCTAATAGAACAACCAAATGGGTGGAAAGCCAATGTGGAATAATCTTGCCTTGTTATATTCAAaggtgtttcttttctcctgtgatGAGGAGCAGCACAAACTCTTTGGGCTTGCCCCTCTGAAATGTAGGATGAAAAGGAATTTACCTAAGAGAAATCATCCTATTTTAGAGACAGCAAAGTCACATTTCTGAGAAACTCTGAGGACTTAAAGTGACTTGTACTAAGCAGAGAACTGGCTGCAGGGAGCCCAAGTGTgctgggttgaccctggctggaggccaggtgcccacctgagctgctctgtcactctccctcctcagctgaacaggagagagagagtataaatgaaaggctcgtgggtcgagataaggacagagagagtGATCATTCCCCAATTACTGTCATGGCAAaccagactcaacttagaaaaaagtTAACCTAATTCATTACCAAGCAAAAGAGAGCAATGAGaacaaacccaaatcttaagacaccttccccccacccctcccttcttcccaggcttcactttactcccaatttctctacctgctcccccccaccagcagcacagggggacagggaatgggggctgCAGCCAGTTCATGATACGTTGtctttgctgctccttcctcctcacgtTCTTCCCCTACTCtagcgtggggtccctcccacggcgCAcggtccttcaggagcagactgctccagtgtgggtcccccacggggtcacgagtcctgccagaaaacctgctctggtgtgggctcctctctccacgggtacgcaggtcctgccaggagcctgctctagtgcgggcttcccacggggtcacagcttccttcgggcatccacctgctccagtgtggggtcctccatgggctgcaggtggatagCTGCTCCACCACCAACCCCCAccagctgcagggggacagcctgcttcaactgtggtcttctccatgggctgcaggggaatctctacaccccctcatccttcctccatgggctgcagggggacagcctgcttcaccatggccttctccatgggctgcaggggaatctctgctctggtgcctggagcacctcctccccctccttctgcactgacctgggtgtctgcagagttgttcctctcacaccttctcactcctctctctcgctgcaaaaactgctcctaggttgttttttctctccttcttaaCTCTACTATCACAGGGGCACTACCACCgtcgctgattggcttggccttgacCAGCGacgggtctgtcttggagccggctggcattggctctgtagGACATAGGGGaggcttctagcagcttctcgcagaagccacccctgtagcccctccgataccaaaaccttgccatgcaaacccaatacaccaagttttaaaaacacaggaaaCTGCATAGAAGCACTGAGAAACCCCAGGTCCTGACACATTATGAAAGACCAAAGAGAATAGCAACTAGCACTCTGGTGCCTAGACATTGTGCATTACGGAGCTTAGTTGTCTTAAGGCTTCTACATTTACTTAGAGCAACAAgtctgtatattttatatacgtatttatatttaaaatatatatatagtgttTGCCTTGGAGGTAACTTGTTCTATTGTGGCATCCTGAATGTGCTTGGAAAACTTGTATTTGCAAGGCAAAAGAATTGGCAGGGGATGGCGAATACGCATGGCTCTGCACTatggattttaaaacattacttCCACTGGACTGTCTCTCGCTAATCACTTGCCCCTGTTCTTCCCAGGTATTTTGTTGGTGTGTTAGATGAGGGCTCTGGGCAAATGGAAGTGTATAATGCTGAAATATTAAACATGCAGCCCTTGCTGTCAGGTAAGAAGATACTGTGTTTAACCCCAGCATCAGAGTCAGAGAGTGCTAGCCTATGTAGACATTCAGCTTTGCATGGTTGTTGACAGCAGTGCTCTCTGTTGTCTCTCTGGctgctctttcttcctcatttctgcTTTATTCCCTCAACATGGAGGAACAAGGATACATTACACTCTCCTTCTAAGGCACTGCATTATGTGTAAAACAGACAAGAAAGCAAGGTGAAATTTAGAGTGAAGGTTAAGCAGAGAGCATTATGGGTGGGAGGGTAGAAGTGTTGGAGTCAGTAACAAGTTGTCACTCTTCAGAATAAGTGCAGCCTTGTCTAGGTATGCTCTGCTGAGGGAGTCTGGGAAATTGTCAGTTCAAGGGGCTGGATCACTGAAAactaaaacagcttttcttcagcagaacTGCTTTTTGTTACTGAACTCGGGAGGATAACCCAAAGAATGTGGTCTTTTTGTagcttatttttcccctgtgcaGCAGTACCTGGGTATCGTCTTAACGCTCATAGGCTTTATAGCAAAAATTgccctgtttttccttttttgttctaAGTACATACTCTTCTATTCAGTGTGTTCTTTAATTGACAAAGTCCTGTGGAGGAGATCTTGAAGTGTTGTGCCAAGTCTTTCGGTAATGGATTAGAGCTAAAGGGATACCAAATATGTATGCTGGCCTGGCTGCTGCAAGCCAAGCACGCtaccttttgttcttttatagATAACTTAATACCTGACGACACAAAGGATTATCAGAAGAAATCCTACAGGGAGAAGGTAAAGTTGAAACCTCATATCATATTCTACTGTGATTATCCAGCTAACAGTGGCAGATGATGCTTGTCTGAGACTGTGATGTTTGGTTTACTGCAGGGTGAACCTGTGCAGGTTCAGCACACTCTGTGCCTTGGAGGTCTATGAGGCAGCACATTATTAGTGCCTAAATTGGCAgtattttcataattatttcaGACTTGATTACAATCCCAGTTACTTCCTGCCCCCTCACAGATCAGTGCTTGTCCTATGGTTAGGTTCTGCCCAATGAAATGTTTGAAGTTTTCTTAGAGAATGTGAATGTGGAACGGGTGGTGGGTAGCTGCGTTTTCCTCTTAGATGCAAAGTGTCTTCAGTGCAGCagtgtgttttaatttgcatcTCTCTTGCACAGATGGACTTGTGCATTGAGGCCTTTGGTACCAGCAAGCAGAAGCGAGCTCTGAACTCTCGGCGAATGAATGCAGTGGGCAACGATATTGTGAATACTGCTGtgacaaaagcagcagcaaacattaTAGATGCAAAGGGAGTAACAGGTAAGAATATTGTCTCAGGGTTTAATGAAGGCAATCAGAAGTGcctttttctgtctgttcctTGCCAAGTATggtaggaagaagaaaggggttTTCTTCAAGTGACCAAGGAAGCAGCTGGTCTGACAGCTGAGAAGGGTACATGTGGAGGAACTCACAGGTCTTTCTGGTGGAAAAGGAACTGCTTTCATCTGATTCTGCTAGACGTAGTGTGAGAGTCGCCTGAATGAGGGAAGGTCCCTGTGGCACCAGTGTCCATCACTACCCATTGTTGGGAGCTTTTCTGGGAGTCACTGGCTATCAGTTTACAGGGATAAAGGCAGTACATTCACCTGGTCTGAACTGAGATGCTGAAAGTTCATTAACGTGAGCTGTACCCTGGCTTCACAGTGGCACGTCTATGGATAATGGTCCATGCCCTAAACCAAGTCACAGCCCCAACAAGTGCCACCCCCAGTGCTGTTGTGAGCCAGGCTGATGGACTGAGGCTTTTGCTATGGAggagcctgcagaagagaagtcTGCCATGGCCTTAGTTATTGTCACTACTGCAGGGAAAGTTCATTCTCCAAAACATCACTGAGGTGATGTTTCTAGGAGAGTTGATAACTCCACTACTGAGTGCTGCTGAGGCTGCATCTGTATTACGTTTCCAGCCTGTGTCACCTCCTTGCACCCCCACTGTGATCAAGAAGGAGGCGGAGAAAGACAGAGGAGTCCTGGCAGGGCAACAAGAACAGGCAGGGGCCTGGAGCACACAACTGAtaaggagaggcagagggaacTGGGCTTGGTTAGTCTGGCAAGGAGGAGGCCAAGGAGGATCTAACAGCAGCCCACAAATACCTGAAGGGCAGTCAGAGCTAAGCCCTTCTCAGCACTGTCAACAAGCGTCAGCAGCAAAAGTTACAGTGGTCCATGGATGTTGGGAGGCCCATGTGGGAGACTGGGGGAACCTTCTTGCCTTGGAAGGTAGTGCAGCCCTGGAACAGGTCGCAGAGAGGTgtggagtcaccatccttggTGGTTTCCAGGCTTTGGCAGGACAAAGCCAGGGCTGCCCTCATCTAGTGCTGTAGATAGTTCTGCTCCGAGCTGGAGGTTAGGAGACCTCCAGAGTGCCTTTCCACCAGCACTTCTGGGATTCTAAGTTTCATTGGCTATGAATGGGAGAGATGTCTCTTGACTATAGAACCTGTCAACTCTCACCCCTTGTGTTCCAGCTTAGATATTGACTGTGCTTTCAGAGCTGCTTTGTGCGAAGTGGATGTCCAGTGGAACCCAGGGTACCAAAACCATATTCTGACCACCCTGCAGGCAAGAGGGGCGGCACCAGCAGCCAGTTTGTCTTGGTGCACTTCTTTCCTAGATGTTTCTGTAGTTTGGAGTGGCTTTTCTAAATTTCAAGGAGCAGAAAGTTCTTGGTAGAAGTGATGACACCAGTCTAAAAGCCAGCATGTTCAATACATAGCAGTCACATCAGaagctctcagcctttctgtgCCTACTGGAATGCTTTCTGTACAGTCAGCACCTACATGTGGcagtaatgaaacaaaataggAAAGAGCTGTGGCCTTTTCCTTACTACTGTCCCAAGTGAGATAAACTGAACTGGAGTTTTAAACCTTTAAAGCTCCAGCTGTGACTAAACTGATGTTGACCCAAGAACTACCATTAAGTAGACATGTTTAAAGGAAAGATTTGGGTTGTGGTCATgttctctgtggtttttttgcatggtccaaatcctgtcttttttcctgtttccctcCAAAGCTTTGATCCAGGATGTGGCCCAAGATGATGTGCAGAACATCTCCATCTTCCTCCCACCATGTAATGAAGATGCTgacaaaccagaaaatgtttACAAGTTTGAGGATAGTATCTTTTTCTGTGGCAGAGTGGTTTCGTGCACCTGTAAGCCTCGAACGTCAGTGGTCTGGCATGTGGGAGTGAGTGCTGCTGGGCGTGTGAATGAGCCGAGCCTTCTCCCCTCACAAGCCAAAAGCTGAGAGCAGGGACATGCTGTGTTGAGGTCTTTGGGCCTGCAAATCCCATGTCCTGCCTCTTTCCTACAGAGCGCAGGATCCTGTGCCTCCCTGTTCAACTGGGAATAGTAATGAAGTCAGCCATGCAGGAAGAGTGACCTGTGGTCAAGCCACAGTCTTTTAGAGACCTTTGTTACTGGCCAGCTTCCTAGTCTTGCTGTAACCTCCTG
Encoded proteins:
- the POLR1E gene encoding DNA-directed RNA polymerase I subunit RPA49, which produces MAAATWRYRGDPETEQPAVLVQFSNGRLRRSDSMRFTVYRNKDRAHPRKKHRRILVSETERLSYVGNNFSSTVTKCNSLCRYFVGVLDEGSGQMEVYNAEILNMQPLLSDNLIPDDTKDYQKKSYREKMDLCIEAFGTSKQKRALNSRRMNAVGNDIVNTAVTKAAANIIDAKGVTALIQDVAQDDVQNISIFLPPCNEDADKPENVYKFEDILSPAEYEALRVPAAVFVNITPEEITKKTEDKSHCSFVLEELKFLPADEKNRDHKARCLWFLDTLIKFSYLKVIKKKHPMGPECPHIISRKLMKNFSSLTYNNGSVRNLISVSMKAKITAYVIALALHINNFQTDLTILQNDMKLQESRMMDIAKAMRLKISKAKGLQGLENDQNHKLGTLSLPLPVQKASGNQRKRKKMN